The Urbifossiella limnaea nucleotide sequence ACCTCGCCGAGCTGACGCGAGCGACTGCCGACCTGGGCGGCACCCTGATGGTGCTCGGATCGCCGTTCCAGCGCAATCTCGACCCCGGCGTCTCGACGGCCGAGGGCGACGACCGGGCGGTCGATACGCTCAGCCACTGTCTGAAGGCACTCGAGGACGGCCGCGTCACGCTCTGCCTTGAACCGCTCACGACGGCGGAGACGAACTACCTGACGACCGCGGCCGAGGGGACTGCCCTTTGCCGGCGGGTGGCGCACCCGTTCGTGAAGTTGCACCTCGACGTGAAGGCGATGTCGTCGGAGCCGGCGCCGGTCGCGGACACGATCCGGGCGAACCGCGAGTTCTTCCACCACTTCCACGCCAACGACCCGAACCTGCGCGGCCCCGGCTTCGGCGCCACCGACTTCAGGCCGATATTCCGGGCACTCGCGGACGTGAACTACACGGGCTGGGTGTCCGTCGAGGTGTTCGACTACAAGCCCGACGCCGACACCATCGCCCGTGAGAGCATCCGGTACATGCGGGAGTGCGCACCGTGATTCGTCTCCTCTCCCTGCTCGTCGTCGTGGGCTCCGCCCTGCCCGCGACCGCGGGCGAACTCACCGTCGGGTTCGGCGAAGCCGACGTCACGCCGGCTATCGGGAAGCAGCCTGTGTTCCTCGCCGGGTTCGGGCAGAACCGACTGGCAAAGTCGGTCCACGACCCGCTCATGGCCCGCGCCGTCGTCCTCGCCGACGGCGGCGACAAGGTCGCGCTCGTGTCCGTGGACGTGGTCGGCCTGTTCCTGCCGTTCGTGGAATCGGTGCGGGCGAAGCTGCCGGGGTTCAAGTACGTACTCGTGTCGGCCACCCACAACCACGAGGGCCCGGACACGATGGGCCTGTGGGGGCCGAACCCGCTCCAGCCCGGCATCGACCGCGACTACCTCGGCCGCGTGCAAGTCGCTTGCGTCGAAGCGGTGACGGCCGCGGACAAGGCCCGCGCGCCCGCCGCCGCCCGCATCGGCACCGCGAAGGCGCCCGAGCTGTTGCGCGACAGCCGGCTGCCGGTCGTACTCCACGACGAACTCGTCGCCCTGCGCTTCCACGACCCGAAGACGCAGGCGCCGCGCGGCGTCGTCATGCAGTGGAACTGCCACCCCGAGACGCTGGACAGCCGCAACACCGCGGTCACGGCCGACTTCGTGGGCTACACCGTCGGCCACCTGCGGGCGTCGCAGAAGTGCCCCGTCGTGTACCTCACCGGCACCGTCGGCGGGCTCATGACGCAGCTCGGCCTCAGCGTGAAGGACGACGCCGGCCGGGAGCTGAAGGACGGCACGTTCGAGAAGGCCGAGCGCTACGGCACGCTCGTCGGACAGGCCGCCGACCGTGCGCTGAAGGCCGCCGTTCCGCTGGAGCTGACGCCGTTCGACGTGCGCCGGCGCGACGTGCTCGTCCCGATGGAGAACCCCGTCTACCGGCTCGCGTACCAACTCGACGTGCTGAAGCGGCAGATTTATCAGTGGGACGGCGACCCGACGCCGCCCAAGATGGTGCCGACCACGAACCTGGAGAAGCCCGTCGCGGTGAAGACGGAGGTGGGCTACCTCAGGCTCGGCGAGTTGGAACTCGCCGCGATCCCCGGCGAGATTTACCCGGAGCTGGTGCTCGGCAAGGTGGTCGAGAAGGCGGAGCCGGGCGCCGACTTCCCCGACGCCCCGGCCGAGCCGGGTGTTTACGATCAAATGCGCGGCAAGCACCGGATGTTGGTCGGCCTGGCGAACGACGAGCTGGGGTACTTCGTGCCGAAGCGGCAGTGGGACGAGCGACCGCCGTTCTGCTACGGCCGGCGGTCCGCTCAGTACGGCGAGCTGAATAGTGTCGGCGCCGAGGCGGCGCCGATCATTTGTGGCACGTTCCGGCGGCTGGCACGGGGCGAATAGCCCCGCGCCGCCGTCAGTCGCTGGCCCCGACGAAGATGCCGAAGTTGAACCCGACGTCGAAGGCGTCCTGCCGGCGGATCTCGGCCAGCGTCGGGAACAGGGCGTTCGTCTCCGGGTTGACGCCGGTCACCTTGTACGTCCTGACCACCGCGTCGCCGCCCGGCCCGAGGCCGGTCACGACGTCGGCCACGCCGTCGCCGTCAGTGTCGGCCGCGGCGACCCGCACCCCCGCCCCGATCGGCGACGAGGGGAGGCCCGGGTTGAACGGGTCGTTGATGTAGAAGTCGCTCAGCACCGCCCGGTTGATCCCGCTGAAGACGCGGACCTGGGCCTGCTCCCCGGCCCCGGAGCCGGCGATCACGTCCGCGAACCCGTCGCCGTTCACGTCGGCCCCGGCGGCGCTAAACCCGGCCCGGCTGTTCGGGTTGAACACGAAGAAGCTCGCCAGCAGGCCGGACGTGACGCCGTCCACCACCACCACCCGCGGGCCGCCGCCCTCGCCGGCGCTCGTGATCAGGTCCGGCACGCCGTCGCCGTTCACGTCGCCGGCGGCCACCGACACGCCGCCGCGGAACGACATTTCGTACGGGAACACGTCGCGGATCGCGGCCCCGTCGCGGCCGCTGATGACCCGGACGCGCGGGCCGCCGCCGGGGCCGGTGCCGAGGATGAAGTCGCCGAACCCGTCCAAGTCCACGTCGCCGACGGCCACCGTCACGCCGCCGCGGAACGACTCTTCGTAGCCGAAGAAGTCGTACAGCTTCTCGCCGGTCAGGCCGTCGTAGGCGGCCACCCGCGGGCCGCCGCCCGGCCCGGCGCCGACCACCACGTCGGCGATGCCGTCGCCGTTCACGTCGCCGCTGGCGACCTTGAGCCCGTCGAAGAAGTTCTCGAACGGCGTCACCTCGTAGCGGAACGCGCCGGTGATGCGGTCGAACACCCGGAACGTCGAGGGGTAGCCCGTGTCGCTGCCGACGACGACCGCGCCGGCGCCCGGCACCGCCGGCACGCCCGACTCGAACCCGAGCACGCCGGCCGAGGAGCCGTCGGCGCGGGCGGTGACACGGACCTGTGTCGGCCCGAGGCTCGGGTCGGTCACGAGCTGGGCGTCGGACCCACCAGGGGCGCTCAGCACGAGCCGGTCGCCGGGCCGGGCCGAGGGGCTCGGCAGCATGCCGTCGGCGACTAGGTTGAACGTCAGAGAGGTCGGCAGGTCGAACGTGTCGCCCTCGTTGCCGCGCTCGTTACCACCCGCGACGTAGAGCGTCGAGAACGTCTGGAAGCCGTTCGTGAAGCCGATCCGCACCGGCAGCAGCGGGCCGGCCGCGGCGCTCACGAACGACACCTGCTGCTCGGTGACGGTAATGCGGTCGCGGCCGTCGCCCACGACCCCCTCGCCGAACGCCGACTGGAGGCCGGGGGCGCTGGTGCCCACGACCGTAAGCACGTCGTCGTCGCCCGAGTTGTCCGGGTCGCCGTTCACCGTGAACGAGCCGAGGGCGAACCCGCCGACGGTGACCCCGTTGATGCGGGCGCCGCCGCCGGTCGGCCCGGTCGGGGAGTAGACGATGCCGGAGCCCGGGTCGGTCGGCGTGCCGAGCGACGTGCCGGAGATGTCGAGCGCGGTAAACGTGTTGGTGCCGCCGCGGCCGTCAAACAGGAACTGCTCCAGGGTGTCGAACGCCACCTGGATGTTCGCGGGCGTCAGGCCGAGTACGTCACCCGTCTGCGGGCCGACCACTCGGGCGGTGACCGACTCGTTGGCAGCATTGCCGTTGAACCGGAAGGTGTCGGTGCCGGCCCCGCCGCGGACGACGAGGTTGGCGGTGATCGTGCCGTTGGCGGCCATGGTCGGCGCGTCGGCGGCCACGTTCACCACGTCGTCACCCGAGCCGCCGTCGATGGTGAGGGCGTAGGCGAGCGAGCGGACGTTGAACGTGTCCGCCGCCGCGCCGCCGATGAGTACGTCCACGCCCGAGTAGTTCAGGGGCAGGCCGGTCGCCGAAACGTACGTCCCGCCGGTGCCGTTGTGGGTGAACGTACCGGCGACGCCCGGGGTGATGAGGGTGTCGCCGCCGCCGAAGGCGTAGCCGGTGAACCCGTCGATGTTGATGAACCCCTTGGCGGCCGGGGCGGCGACGCCGGTCGTGTTGCCGTAGAACCCGTCGACCCCGCCCACGTCGGTGCTGGCGCCGAGCAAGAGGACGGAAATGCCGGTGAACCGGGCGGACGTGTCAATGGCGTCGAGCCCGGCGCCGCCGTTGATGGTACCGACCAGCGACGCAGCACCGGTGAACGAGAAGGTATCGGCCCCGACGCCGCCGACGACGTTCTCGATCCCCTGGAAGTCGAAGTCGGTCGTGGGGGTGTCGCCCGTGCCGACGCCGGCGCCGGTGAACCGCCACGCCGTCGCCGCGTCCGGCCCCACGACGGTGTCGTTGCCGAACCCGCCGATGACGCTCACGACCTTGCTCACGCCCGGCGAGATGATGAACGTCTCGTCGTCGGAGGTGCCCACGAGGCGGATGGAGTCGATGCGGTCGACCCGGTCGCGGTAGTAGAGCACGTCCTGACTGGTGGCCGGGTCGCGTACGTACACCTCGATGGCTGGCACGTTCGTCCCGGCCGTGCGGTCGAACACGCTCGCCTGCTTCACGGTGATGACGTCGGGCACGCCGTCGAACCCGGCGAACTGGTACTGCATGTCCAGCGTGAGTGGGTAGCGGTTCTGGGTCGGCACCCCGCTGACCAGGACAACGCCGTTGGCCTGATTCATGATGTCCGCCTCGTACCGTGACAGGCGGGTGTTGAACGACAGGCTGCCGAACGGGAAGATGCGGCCGCCGGAGTTCGGCGGGTTCTGGCCGTAGGATACGACCGAGATGGCGGCGAGGCTGCCGTCAGCCAGTTGCACAAATCCCGCGCTGCCGGAGTCGCCCTGACCCTCACTACTGTCCGGCTGTGTAGCGACGAAGTCGCTGCGGAGCGTGGCCTTGTCGACCGCGTCGTGCACGTTCGACCCGGCCCGGAGCGGGCGGAACCCGCCGTCCATGATCGTCGCCACCTTCACCGTGCCAGTGCCGCCCTGGAGCCCGGCGGGGTTTGCGGTGAGGAGCGGGATGTCGAAGCCGATCTGGTCGAACACGATCTGGTAGGTGCCGGTGTTGATCCCGGTCGAGGGGGCGCGGACGGTGACCTCGCCGGGGCCGGCCGCGCCGAGGTTCTGCAGGGCTTGCTGGATGCGGTCGGCGGTGGCGGTCGGGTTTGCCGGGTCGAACACGATTGGGGCGGTGGCGGTGGGGCCGTAGGAAAGCGTGAAGTTGCCCCCGGCGGCGTCGATGGTCAGCCGCTGGGCCTCGGGGTCGATCAGGCCGTTGACCAGCGTAGTGCTCGTGACCGTGCCGAAGTTCCCGTTCAGCACCAGCGGGTCGGGGTTGTACTGCTGGAACTGGATCCGGGGGTAGTTGACCAGCGGCAGGAACAGGATTTCAAAGCTCCGCTGGGTGGCGGTCGGAGCCAGCGGGCCGGTGTAGATGGAGCTCACGAGCGTGTTGAACCCAATCGCCGCCAGTGCGTTCTGAATCTGGATCGCGGTCGGGTTGAATGGGAGCGGGGCAGTGGTGACCGGTCCCCCACTGGGCCCCTGCACTACGAGTTGGAACTGCCCGCCGTTCCCGCTGATGGTGATCCGCTGCAACTCTTCGTTATTCGACTGTCCGGTGAACCCGGTGCCGGTGAGGCCGAACCCGGCCATGTAGTACGTCTGGCCGATCTCCGACCGCTGGGCGGTCTGGCCGGCGGTGTACATGGCGTAGTCTTCGACCCCGAACGGGGCCACGGCAGCGAGCGTGACGAGCGACACGTCGCCCACGCCGTCGCTGACGTTCCCCGTCCACTCCGGGTGGTTCCAGACCTCGATAACCGGGATCTGCACGCGGTCGAGGTTCCCGTCCGGGAGGCGGCGGAAGAAGGTGATGATGTCGCCGACCTGCGGGTCGACGTGGGCGGCGGTGACGATGTGGCGGCTGCCGACCACGAACGCGCCGCGGTCCAGGAGGAACCCGGTGCCCCCGCTGCCGACGGCGACCACACCCGTGAAGTCGGGCCGCTCGGTCTGCCCCGGCGGAATCGGGGCGGCGGGAACGACCGGATCGTCGACATCCGCGAGGACGGGAACGTCAAAACCCCCGAGGACCGGCGTAACCCGGTCTTCCAGCAGGTTGAGTTCCAGGCGGCTGCGGCGGCGGGTCATGAAGTCCACTCCTGGCAACCC carries:
- a CDS encoding sugar phosphate isomerase/epimerase family protein, which gives rise to MKYAICNETFEGWDHARVCARAAEFGYTGLEVAPFTLAPLITDVSAARRTELRRQAEAAGVSIIGLHWLLAKTTGFHLTSPDAAVRKKTGEYLAELTRATADLGGTLMVLGSPFQRNLDPGVSTAEGDDRAVDTLSHCLKALEDGRVTLCLEPLTTAETNYLTTAAEGTALCRRVAHPFVKLHLDVKAMSSEPAPVADTIRANREFFHHFHANDPNLRGPGFGATDFRPIFRALADVNYTGWVSVEVFDYKPDADTIARESIRYMRECAP
- a CDS encoding FG-GAP repeat domain-containing protein codes for the protein MTRRRSRLELNLLEDRVTPVLGGFDVPVLADVDDPVVPAAPIPPGQTERPDFTGVVAVGSGGTGFLLDRGAFVVGSRHIVTAAHVDPQVGDIITFFRRLPDGNLDRVQIPVIEVWNHPEWTGNVSDGVGDVSLVTLAAVAPFGVEDYAMYTAGQTAQRSEIGQTYYMAGFGLTGTGFTGQSNNEELQRITISGNGGQFQLVVQGPSGGPVTTAPLPFNPTAIQIQNALAAIGFNTLVSSIYTGPLAPTATQRSFEILFLPLVNYPRIQFQQYNPDPLVLNGNFGTVTSTTLVNGLIDPEAQRLTIDAAGGNFTLSYGPTATAPIVFDPANPTATADRIQQALQNLGAAGPGEVTVRAPSTGINTGTYQIVFDQIGFDIPLLTANPAGLQGGTGTVKVATIMDGGFRPLRAGSNVHDAVDKATLRSDFVATQPDSSEGQGDSGSAGFVQLADGSLAAISVVSYGQNPPNSGGRIFPFGSLSFNTRLSRYEADIMNQANGVVLVSGVPTQNRYPLTLDMQYQFAGFDGVPDVITVKQASVFDRTAGTNVPAIEVYVRDPATSQDVLYYRDRVDRIDSIRLVGTSDDETFIISPGVSKVVSVIGGFGNDTVVGPDAATAWRFTGAGVGTGDTPTTDFDFQGIENVVGGVGADTFSFTGAASLVGTINGGAGLDAIDTSARFTGISVLLLGASTDVGGVDGFYGNTTGVAAPAAKGFINIDGFTGYAFGGGDTLITPGVAGTFTHNGTGGTYVSATGLPLNYSGVDVLIGGAAADTFNVRSLAYALTIDGGSGDDVVNVAADAPTMAANGTITANLVVRGGAGTDTFRFNGNAANESVTARVVGPQTGDVLGLTPANIQVAFDTLEQFLFDGRGGTNTFTALDISGTSLGTPTDPGSGIVYSPTGPTGGGARINGVTVGGFALGSFTVNGDPDNSGDDDVLTVVGTSAPGLQSAFGEGVVGDGRDRITVTEQQVSFVSAAAGPLLPVRIGFTNGFQTFSTLYVAGGNERGNEGDTFDLPTSLTFNLVADGMLPSPSARPGDRLVLSAPGGSDAQLVTDPSLGPTQVRVTARADGSSAGVLGFESGVPAVPGAGAVVVGSDTGYPSTFRVFDRITGAFRYEVTPFENFFDGLKVASGDVNGDGIADVVVGAGPGGGPRVAAYDGLTGEKLYDFFGYEESFRGGVTVAVGDVDLDGFGDFILGTGPGGGPRVRVISGRDGAAIRDVFPYEMSFRGGVSVAAGDVNGDGVPDLITSAGEGGGPRVVVVDGVTSGLLASFFVFNPNSRAGFSAAGADVNGDGFADVIAGSGAGEQAQVRVFSGINRAVLSDFYINDPFNPGLPSSPIGAGVRVAAADTDGDGVADVVTGLGPGGDAVVRTYKVTGVNPETNALFPTLAEIRRQDAFDVGFNFGIFVGASD